The following are encoded together in the Salmonella enterica subsp. enterica serovar Choleraesuis genome:
- a CDS encoding cupin: MIGHIRHLGLLLPLITFSSWAAGQNIAPAGSQSAVYGAADNFTGRVRVDPLFKPDNDINVSGAYVSFDPGARSAWHTHPAGQRLIVTSGVGLTQQEGQPVQVIRAGDVVSCPAGIKHWHGAAPGSAMTHLAITGIVDGKSVNWMEKVTDEQYHAH; encoded by the coding sequence ATGATCGGACATATACGTCACCTCGGGCTTTTACTGCCCCTCATTACCTTTTCATCCTGGGCTGCGGGGCAAAATATCGCTCCCGCAGGAAGCCAGAGCGCAGTTTACGGTGCCGCGGATAATTTTACCGGTCGCGTCAGGGTCGATCCTCTTTTCAAGCCTGATAACGACATCAATGTTTCCGGGGCTTATGTCAGCTTTGATCCCGGCGCTCGCTCTGCCTGGCATACGCATCCGGCAGGCCAGCGGCTGATTGTGACCTCGGGAGTTGGGCTCACTCAACAAGAAGGCCAGCCGGTGCAGGTTATCCGCGCCGGTGACGTTGTCTCTTGCCCAGCGGGCATCAAACACTGGCACGGAGCGGCACCCGGCAGCGCGATGACGCATCTGGCGATAACCGGGATTGTGGATGGTAAAAGCGTTAACTGGATGGAGAAAGTGACAGATGAACAATACCACGCCCATTAA
- a CDS encoding carboxymuconolactone decarboxylase: protein MNNTTPIKALAAAVLLTFGFGLTANAAPVNKEASEMNHEQTASDTLSARQQAIPLIAASMASSQMDKLNAALNQGLDAGLTINETKEILVQLYAYTGFPRSLNALSELMKVVEARKQRGIKDVEGKEPVAPLPVGDELRRVGTANQTKISGAPVQGPLFDFAPVINQFLQAHLFGDIFARDNLDWQSRELATVGALAATPGVEAQLLSHTRASMRVGLTAAQLRQLAQVLREHSENDAATRAEKALQQALANN, encoded by the coding sequence ATGAACAATACCACGCCCATTAAAGCATTAGCGGCAGCTGTACTGCTGACCTTTGGTTTTGGTCTTACAGCCAATGCTGCGCCCGTTAATAAGGAGGCTTCAGAGATGAACCACGAACAAACGGCTTCAGATACGCTCTCAGCCCGCCAGCAGGCCATCCCGCTGATTGCGGCATCGATGGCCAGCAGCCAGATGGATAAGCTGAATGCCGCTCTTAATCAGGGGCTGGACGCTGGGCTCACGATAAACGAAACCAAAGAGATTCTCGTCCAGCTTTATGCCTATACAGGCTTTCCTCGCAGCCTGAATGCGCTTAGTGAACTGATGAAGGTCGTCGAAGCGCGTAAACAACGTGGAATCAAGGATGTAGAAGGTAAAGAGCCGGTTGCCCCGCTCCCTGTTGGGGATGAGCTTCGCCGCGTCGGTACCGCAAACCAGACAAAAATTTCAGGCGCTCCCGTCCAGGGGCCGCTGTTTGATTTTGCCCCGGTCATTAACCAATTTCTGCAAGCGCATCTTTTCGGCGATATTTTCGCCCGCGATAACCTCGACTGGCAAAGCCGCGAGCTGGCAACGGTTGGCGCATTAGCGGCCACACCAGGCGTTGAAGCACAACTGCTATCGCATACACGAGCAAGTATGAGGGTCGGCCTGACGGCAGCGCAGCTGCGCCAGCTGGCGCAGGTTCTGCGTGAACATAGCGAAAATGACGCGGCTACGCGGGCTGAAAAGGCACTGCAACAGGCGCTCGCAAACAATTAG
- a CDS encoding flavodoxin, with protein MEHDPNRRMLITALAGLTLTNGSLASAATVTANVQGKSRVLVAYFSRSGNTRVIAGVIHRSLNTDLFEIEPATPYPEDYFQTVEQAKKERERGARPALKESIADIFRYETVYLGFPIWGTSVPPVVQTFLSSHDFAGKLLIPFITHGGYGKGDSDDILTTLAPAARREKPLIIECDQERRTTETVTRWLETIRS; from the coding sequence ATGGAGCATGATCCCAACCGCAGAATGTTAATCACCGCACTTGCCGGTCTCACGCTGACGAACGGCTCCCTGGCATCGGCAGCCACCGTAACCGCAAACGTGCAGGGTAAAAGCCGTGTTCTGGTGGCGTACTTTTCCCGCAGCGGAAATACACGAGTCATTGCGGGCGTCATTCACCGCAGCCTGAATACCGATCTGTTTGAAATCGAACCGGCTACGCCTTATCCAGAAGACTATTTTCAGACCGTTGAACAGGCGAAAAAAGAGCGTGAACGCGGGGCCAGGCCAGCATTAAAAGAGAGCATTGCCGATATCTTTCGCTATGAGACCGTCTATTTAGGCTTTCCTATCTGGGGAACCAGCGTGCCACCCGTAGTGCAAACATTTCTTAGCAGTCATGATTTTGCGGGCAAATTACTCATCCCCTTCATTACTCACGGTGGCTACGGTAAAGGAGACAGCGACGATATTCTTACCACGCTGGCCCCTGCCGCCCGTCGGGAAAAGCCGCTGATTATTGAATGTGATCAGGAGCGAAGAACCACCGAAACAGTAACCCGTTGGTTAGAGACGATACGCAGTTAA